A single region of the Bacillota bacterium genome encodes:
- a CDS encoding class I SAM-dependent methyltransferase codes for MTPDHRGPVDRPTRLRRLDHVQRRYDLWAWLFELGVGAGANFPHYPVEARVKAIDISPGMLDRARKRAARDGVRVG; via the coding sequence TTGACCCCTGACCACCGCGGGCCGGTGGATCGACCGACCCGTCTCCGGCGGCTGGATCACGTTCAGCGTCGTTACGACCTTTGGGCCTGGCTCTTCGAACTGGGGGTCGGCGCGGGCGCCAACTTCCCCCATTACCCGGTGGAGGCCAGAGTGAAGGCCATCGATATCAGTCCGGGCATGCTCGACCGGGCCAGAAAGCGGGCCGCCAGGGACGGAGTCCGGGTCGGTC
- a CDS encoding 2-phosphosulfolactate phosphatase, with the protein MAESITGRRGHNPERPHRLQLKVAVWGTAEEAADRAGDPALPSLTAVVIDVLRATSTIVAALAAGAHGVIPVLTPEEARALARTMPGGRVLLGGERKAVLIPGFDLGNSPREYTPDVVAGKTIILTTTNGTRAVHAASTAARVFMGAVLNAGAVARAVIAEGRDLVIICAGTRGSFSLEDALAAGLILEALPEAADLDGYDLEADYDDLSWATLAIASHYRGRPAEALRRIHHGQDLQSLGFAADLDYCALLDSIPVVPVWSEGIIRLRRGEGPD; encoded by the coding sequence TTGGCTGAATCGATCACCGGTCGGAGGGGCCACAACCCTGAGCGGCCTCACCGTCTGCAACTGAAAGTAGCCGTCTGGGGAACCGCCGAAGAGGCCGCCGACCGTGCCGGCGACCCGGCTCTGCCCAGTCTGACCGCCGTGGTCATCGACGTCCTTCGAGCGACCAGCACGATCGTGGCCGCGCTGGCGGCCGGGGCCCACGGGGTCATCCCCGTCCTCACCCCCGAAGAAGCCCGGGCCCTGGCCCGAACGATGCCCGGGGGGCGGGTCCTCCTGGGGGGCGAACGCAAGGCCGTCCTCATCCCCGGCTTCGACCTCGGCAACTCACCTCGCGAATACACTCCCGACGTGGTCGCCGGCAAGACCATCATCCTGACCACGACCAACGGGACGAGGGCCGTCCATGCCGCCTCGACCGCCGCCAGGGTCTTCATGGGAGCGGTCCTCAACGCCGGGGCCGTCGCCCGGGCGGTCATCGCTGAGGGTCGGGACCTGGTGATCATCTGCGCCGGCACCCGGGGCAGCTTCTCCCTTGAGGATGCCCTGGCCGCGGGGTTGATCCTCGAAGCCCTGCCCGAGGCGGCCGATCTGGACGGCTATGACCTCGAGGCTGACTACGACGACCTCAGTTGGGCCACCCTGGCCATCGCCAGCCACTACCGCGGCCGGCCGGCCGAAGCCCTCCGGCGGATCCACCACGGCCAGGATCTGCAGTCCTTGGGTTTCGCGGCCGACCTCGACTACTGTGCCCTTCTCGATTCGATCCCCGTGGTCCCGGTGTGGAGCGAAGGGATCATCCGGCTGCGCCGGGGGGAGGGGCCGGATTGA
- a CDS encoding MFS transporter, translating to MRDDQTLSRTSRRPLRPIQMITYAAGTSSGLLLNTTVVTWVMYFYAPPPGKGGTPLIPIAAFTAILLLGRIVDALADLPVAFLSDRTTGRFGRRMPYVLGLGLPMVIIYWLLWTPPHGQVSLANTIYFAMVINAFFVFYTAVFNPLMALLPEIARTDDERIGVSTWGAFFAMVTTAIAAVGSGLLIERFGFRGMAWAMGAVALVLIYLPFLTIRETPKTARDAVGMGFWDMLLKTFTNGPFLAYELNMALFYVGFNAVMGGLPYYVTVVLKQSEGSVGLFLGAHLATAVACFPLMSKLAPRVGKKRLYTWAILAIAALFPLFFLVGRVPLPFSPMVQGLALMAAVGVPLSALYMLPNPLISDCIDFDELVTGKRREAMYYGVQNILQNAAMAVSTAVLGWLFGRFGYSMQNPAGIYLMGPAAGFFFFLAGLVFLAYPPDRRRVSDWPRRFIGAPRPAPERAGSASD from the coding sequence ATGAGGGACGACCAGACCCTGTCCCGGACCTCCCGTCGGCCCCTGCGACCGATCCAAATGATCACCTACGCCGCCGGGACGAGTTCCGGGCTCCTGCTGAACACCACGGTCGTCACGTGGGTGATGTACTTCTACGCCCCGCCGCCGGGGAAGGGTGGCACGCCGCTCATCCCCATCGCCGCCTTCACCGCCATCCTGCTCCTCGGCCGGATCGTCGATGCCCTGGCCGACCTGCCCGTGGCCTTCCTCAGCGATCGGACGACCGGACGCTTCGGACGTCGGATGCCCTATGTCCTGGGCCTCGGCCTGCCGATGGTGATTATCTACTGGCTCCTCTGGACTCCGCCCCATGGCCAGGTGAGCCTGGCCAACACCATCTACTTCGCGATGGTTATCAACGCGTTCTTTGTTTTCTACACCGCGGTCTTCAACCCGCTGATGGCCCTCCTGCCCGAGATCGCCCGCACCGATGATGAACGGATCGGCGTCTCGACCTGGGGGGCCTTTTTCGCCATGGTCACCACGGCCATCGCCGCCGTGGGCTCGGGCTTGCTGATCGAGCGGTTTGGGTTCAGGGGGATGGCCTGGGCCATGGGGGCGGTCGCCCTGGTCCTCATCTACCTTCCGTTCCTGACCATAAGGGAGACCCCCAAGACCGCCCGGGACGCGGTTGGGATGGGCTTTTGGGACATGCTCCTGAAGACCTTCACGAACGGTCCGTTCCTGGCCTATGAGCTGAACATGGCCCTCTTCTACGTCGGCTTTAACGCCGTCATGGGCGGGCTCCCGTATTACGTCACCGTGGTCCTCAAGCAGTCCGAGGGGTCGGTCGGGCTGTTCCTCGGAGCTCACCTGGCGACGGCTGTGGCTTGCTTCCCGCTGATGTCCAAGCTGGCCCCCAGGGTCGGCAAGAAGCGCCTCTACACCTGGGCCATCCTGGCCATCGCCGCCCTCTTTCCACTGTTCTTCCTGGTCGGGCGGGTACCTCTGCCGTTCTCCCCGATGGTCCAGGGCCTGGCCCTGATGGCCGCTGTCGGCGTGCCCCTGTCGGCCCTCTACATGCTACCCAACCCGCTCATCTCGGACTGCATCGACTTCGACGAGCTGGTCACCGGCAAACGCCGAGAGGCTATGTACTACGGCGTCCAGAACATCCTACAGAACGCGGCCATGGCCGTCTCCACGGCTGTCCTGGGATGGCTCTTTGGCCGCTTCGGCTACAGCATGCAAAACCCGGCCGGGATCTACCTGATGGGCCCCGCGGCCGGGTTCTTCTTCTTCCTTGCCGGATTGGTTTTTCTGGCCTATCCTCCGGACAGGCGCCGGGTCTCCGACTGGCCGAGGCGTTTCATCGGGGCGCCTCGCCCGGCTCCGGAGCGGGCCGGCTCGGCTTCAGATTGA
- a CDS encoding helix-turn-helix transcriptional regulator, translating into MKNYIRELRDADGLTQDQLAAEVGVTRQTINAIENDKYNPTLELAFKLARFFSRPIEGIFEYGPKGRKG; encoded by the coding sequence CTGAAGAACTACATCAGGGAACTGCGCGACGCGGACGGGCTGACCCAGGATCAGCTGGCCGCCGAGGTCGGGGTGACCCGCCAGACGATCAACGCCATCGAGAACGACAAGTATAACCCCACTCTGGAGCTAGCCTTCAAGTTGGCGAGATTCTTCAGTCGCCCGATCGAGGGCATCTTCGAATACGGCCCGAAGGGGAGGAAGGGCTGA
- a CDS encoding O-methyltransferase: MGQLDKLTYIHDFVRLDHPYLRAIAEQDEAREDIQPTIGPDVGRLLGLLIRMANAKRVLEFGTCLGYSTVWLATAVKATGGHLTSIELRPDLYAETQKNLAAAGLSGYVDLIRGDAKEVAERLAGPFDLILQDSDKALYPEMLERCIALVRPGGLVVADDASFKPMGVPAALSDPVHRYNQIVFADPRLYSTILPIGDGLTISLKL, from the coding sequence GTGGGACAATTGGACAAGCTGACTTACATCCATGACTTCGTCAGACTCGACCACCCATACTTGCGGGCCATCGCCGAGCAGGATGAGGCCCGCGAGGACATCCAACCGACCATCGGCCCGGATGTCGGCCGCCTCCTCGGCCTGTTGATCAGGATGGCAAACGCCAAGCGGGTCCTCGAGTTCGGTACCTGCCTCGGTTATTCGACGGTCTGGCTGGCGACCGCCGTCAAGGCCACGGGTGGCCACCTGACCTCGATCGAGCTCAGGCCCGACCTGTACGCCGAGACCCAGAAGAACCTGGCCGCCGCCGGCCTGTCCGGCTACGTCGACCTGATCCGGGGGGACGCCAAAGAGGTCGCCGAACGGCTGGCCGGCCCCTTCGACCTCATCCTCCAGGACTCCGACAAGGCCCTCTACCCGGAGATGCTCGAACGGTGCATCGCCCTGGTCAGGCCGGGTGGCCTGGTGGTCGCCGATGACGCCTCGTTCAAGCCAATGGGGGTGCCAGCAGCTCTCAGCGACCCGGTCCATCGCTATAATCAGATCGTCTTCGCCGACCCGAGGCTGTATAGCACGATTCTACCCATCGGTGACGGGTTGACGATCAGTCTCAAGCTTTAG
- a CDS encoding PQQ-binding-like beta-propeller repeat protein codes for MRRRLRLATLVASVGAAGAMVWLAHRQPPVVLGPQFRLLCLGIGTFIWPSVLSPWLGRLPRRWRPWLAWIAVPLAFWIQGEPLVGFVHGFPVPNTGLFLFIITAGVMASIMAELAAGQLVRGMYWWLPSVALLVAIAAQVLTGFSVTRVIGAAPGKVLVKDLTLAETSMISGVPPTERHLEGFSRDNVIFVFAEDTVVRWTETDGFKTRHLPLRAGGLEVRVDGERFYLLEKSTGRIRCLDPDGRILWETAELGSANQVVWTEGNVWLLGYPAATVQPDQVRVRLSAVSLADGVWGIFEVKPPEGTRWSPPTPFVEWAYLAACGNTAAVVGFAFPIDGPGSQTEPRAFAVKANLHGISPRETDLSPLPVRATALPEVGRSPLGVFEDTLIYIGEQLYLAAYDLNSGNQLWSQPLPSRLAEAELHLTPSEVVLSGQQSSSAGTADSSAVRRGLLVGYDLRSGKEAFVHEFPEEAVRAEPVGHDLVVIGDEGTVTRIGLGGRVEWTQQLGPGCRLLWMSKATDQLALFEPESRKAPAVLRLSDGAILSRQSNVVNSFDYLLSDRTLVRLRSPGAPRQMVLLVKGDDVQILDLLKQTNSVLTTSSAILAVGAEGSEITFYLLRPARQ; via the coding sequence TTGAGGAGACGGCTCCGACTCGCGACCCTAGTCGCCAGCGTCGGCGCAGCCGGGGCGATGGTGTGGCTGGCGCATAGGCAACCACCCGTCGTCTTGGGGCCACAGTTCCGACTGCTGTGCTTGGGCATCGGCACGTTCATATGGCCGTCGGTGCTCTCCCCCTGGCTCGGGCGCTTGCCCAGGCGGTGGCGACCGTGGCTGGCCTGGATTGCTGTGCCTTTGGCCTTCTGGATCCAGGGTGAGCCTCTTGTTGGGTTCGTACACGGGTTCCCAGTGCCGAACACTGGCCTCTTCCTTTTTATCATCACGGCGGGGGTCATGGCTTCAATCATGGCGGAACTCGCCGCCGGCCAGTTGGTTCGCGGTATGTATTGGTGGCTGCCCAGCGTGGCGCTGCTTGTAGCCATCGCCGCGCAGGTCCTGACGGGGTTCTCAGTGACCAGGGTCATCGGCGCAGCACCCGGGAAGGTGCTTGTCAAGGATCTGACCCTGGCCGAGACAAGCATGATCAGCGGCGTACCCCCCACGGAGCGGCACCTTGAGGGCTTTTCACGGGACAATGTCATCTTCGTTTTCGCCGAAGACACCGTTGTCCGCTGGACTGAAACCGATGGTTTCAAGACCCGGCATCTGCCCCTTCGAGCCGGCGGACTGGAAGTCCGGGTTGATGGGGAGCGCTTCTACCTCTTGGAGAAGAGCACGGGGCGGATAAGGTGTCTTGATCCTGATGGCCGCATCCTCTGGGAAACGGCAGAGCTCGGATCGGCAAATCAGGTTGTGTGGACGGAGGGCAACGTTTGGCTCTTAGGCTACCCCGCCGCCACGGTGCAGCCTGACCAGGTGAGGGTGCGACTGTCGGCGGTCTCTCTTGCAGACGGGGTTTGGGGAATCTTTGAGGTCAAGCCGCCCGAGGGAACCCGGTGGTCCCCACCGACGCCCTTCGTAGAGTGGGCCTACCTGGCGGCGTGCGGGAACACCGCTGCCGTCGTGGGCTTCGCCTTTCCAATCGACGGGCCGGGAAGCCAGACTGAACCCCGTGCCTTCGCCGTCAAAGCCAACCTCCATGGGATCTCACCAAGGGAGACGGACCTCTCGCCGTTGCCGGTTCGGGCAACTGCTCTGCCGGAGGTCGGACGGAGTCCCCTAGGGGTTTTCGAGGACACCCTCATCTACATCGGTGAGCAGCTCTATCTTGCGGCCTACGACCTTAACAGTGGGAACCAGTTGTGGTCTCAGCCCTTGCCGAGCAGACTCGCCGAAGCCGAACTCCACCTGACCCCGTCTGAGGTGGTTCTGAGCGGCCAGCAAAGCTCCTCAGCCGGAACAGCAGACTCCAGCGCAGTCCGCCGTGGGCTGTTGGTCGGCTATGACCTGAGGTCGGGTAAGGAGGCCTTCGTCCACGAATTCCCGGAAGAAGCGGTTCGCGCTGAACCAGTCGGGCATGATCTTGTTGTCATCGGAGACGAAGGGACTGTGACAAGGATTGGGCTCGGGGGACGAGTAGAATGGACCCAGCAACTTGGTCCGGGCTGCCGGCTCCTCTGGATGAGCAAAGCCACAGACCAGCTGGCCCTATTCGAGCCGGAATCGCGCAAGGCCCCGGCGGTGCTGCGCCTCTCCGATGGAGCCATCCTATCCAGGCAAAGCAATGTCGTCAATAGCTTTGACTACCTTCTCAGTGACCGGACGCTCGTTAGGCTTCGCAGCCCCGGTGCGCCGCGTCAAATGGTCCTCTTGGTGAAGGGGGACGACGTTCAGATCCTGGACTTGCTGAAGCAGACGAACTCGGTTCTGACGACTTCCAGTGCCATTCTGGCGGTCGGCGCGGAGGGGTCAGAGATCACTTTCTACCTATTGCGGCCCGCCCGTCAATAG
- a CDS encoding trimethylamine methyltransferase family protein has protein sequence MGKFDLSQVPLLGPFTHDQVLQVHEAAIKVLAETGVFIDSNSALDLLAANGAEIDAGRKIAKISASMVEKAIIAAPEQFQLYDGAGRPAALIGGNRVHFDPGSCAVRFLEDDGVTARDSTAADLDQVVRLTDALPHIGTQATAIVCHDAPNEIADTYRLYIILRASKKPIVTGAFSVQGLHDMKDVLAAVAGSPEELAKKPRAVFDVCPSPPLKFANLAAHNIIDGARAGLPIEFVSMPMPGAASPATIAGSVVQHTAETLAGVVLTECAKEGAKVVWGGAPVVFDMRFGTTPLSAVEATLIGMASAQMGKYYGLPTHTYAALSDSKMVDAQSGAETALSGMLAALAGVNIISGPGLIDFVNTISLAKLVIDNDICGQIYRALRGVEVNPETLAVDVIKAAGPGGYFLSLAHTRRWYRKEIDLPSAAFDRHDRRGWQEAGSLDTYSAALRIAHDILDKHPGSPPPPAAMDRLDRAMREVAARNGVTGPLPLGPN, from the coding sequence ATGGGCAAGTTCGACCTGTCACAAGTCCCGCTGCTCGGACCCTTCACCCATGACCAGGTGCTGCAGGTCCACGAGGCCGCCATCAAGGTCCTCGCGGAGACGGGCGTATTCATCGATTCGAACTCCGCTCTCGATCTGCTGGCCGCCAACGGGGCCGAGATCGACGCCGGGCGGAAGATCGCCAAGATCTCTGCCTCCATGGTCGAGAAAGCCATCATCGCCGCGCCGGAGCAGTTCCAGCTGTACGACGGGGCCGGCCGGCCGGCCGCGCTGATCGGCGGTAATCGCGTTCATTTCGACCCGGGCTCCTGTGCCGTTCGCTTCCTCGAGGACGACGGGGTGACCGCCCGCGACTCCACGGCCGCCGACCTCGACCAGGTCGTCCGCCTGACCGACGCCCTGCCGCACATCGGGACGCAGGCTACGGCCATCGTCTGTCACGATGCCCCGAACGAGATCGCCGACACCTATCGTCTGTACATCATCCTCCGGGCTTCGAAGAAGCCCATCGTCACCGGGGCCTTCTCGGTCCAGGGGCTGCACGACATGAAGGACGTCCTGGCGGCCGTCGCCGGCAGTCCGGAGGAGTTGGCCAAGAAACCCCGCGCGGTCTTTGACGTCTGCCCGTCGCCGCCCCTCAAGTTCGCCAATCTGGCCGCCCACAACATCATCGATGGGGCCAGGGCCGGCCTGCCCATCGAGTTCGTCTCCATGCCCATGCCCGGCGCGGCCTCCCCGGCCACCATCGCCGGTTCCGTGGTCCAGCACACCGCCGAGACCCTGGCCGGGGTGGTCCTGACCGAGTGCGCCAAGGAGGGGGCCAAAGTCGTCTGGGGCGGAGCCCCGGTCGTCTTCGACATGCGCTTCGGGACGACGCCGCTCTCGGCCGTCGAGGCCACCCTCATCGGCATGGCCTCGGCCCAGATGGGCAAGTACTATGGGCTTCCGACCCACACCTACGCCGCCCTGAGCGACAGCAAGATGGTCGATGCCCAGTCGGGGGCGGAGACGGCCCTGTCCGGGATGCTCGCCGCGTTGGCCGGGGTCAACATCATCTCCGGCCCCGGGCTGATCGACTTCGTCAACACCATCAGTCTGGCCAAGCTGGTCATCGACAACGACATCTGCGGCCAGATCTACCGGGCCCTCCGCGGGGTCGAGGTGAACCCCGAGACGCTCGCCGTGGACGTCATCAAGGCGGCCGGCCCGGGGGGCTACTTCCTAAGCCTGGCTCACACCCGGCGCTGGTACCGCAAGGAGATCGACCTGCCCAGCGCGGCCTTCGATCGCCATGACCGCCGCGGCTGGCAGGAGGCCGGCAGCCTCGACACGTATTCCGCGGCCCTGCGCATCGCCCACGACATCCTGGATAAGCATCCCGGCTCACCGCCACCGCCGGCGGCCATGGACCGGCTCGACCGGGCCATGCGGGAAGTGGCCGCGCGGAACGGGGTCACCGGCCCACTGCCGCTTGGGCCGAACTGA
- a CDS encoding pyridoxamine 5'-phosphate oxidase family protein, translating into MRGKIRRTIRAAGPEVGEEVLRSAPVGHLGTVGADGYPYVVPLTFAWVNGKVYWHSALEGDKLDNLRREPRVCFEALDYLGLNHCDDPCEAGVGYRSVVIFGRAREVPDGPEKLEALKAIVKRYGMAGPIPDRKVGSCAVVAIDPEVITAKFAPRQ; encoded by the coding sequence ATGAGGGGCAAGATCCGGAGGACCATCAGGGCGGCTGGGCCGGAGGTGGGCGAGGAGGTCCTACGGAGCGCACCCGTGGGCCATTTGGGGACGGTGGGCGCCGACGGTTACCCGTACGTGGTCCCGCTGACCTTCGCCTGGGTGAATGGGAAGGTCTATTGGCACAGCGCCCTGGAGGGGGACAAGCTCGACAACCTTAGGCGTGAGCCGAGGGTCTGCTTCGAAGCCTTGGACTACCTGGGCCTCAACCACTGCGATGATCCCTGCGAGGCCGGGGTCGGCTACCGCAGCGTCGTCATCTTCGGGCGGGCCCGCGAGGTACCTGACGGCCCGGAGAAACTCGAGGCCTTGAAGGCGATCGTCAAACGGTACGGAATGGCCGGGCCGATCCCCGACCGCAAGGTCGGGTCTTGTGCGGTGGTGGCCATCGACCCAGAGGTGATCACGGCCAAGTTCGCCCCCCGCCAGTAG